One Amycolatopsis thermophila DNA segment encodes these proteins:
- a CDS encoding class I SAM-dependent methyltransferase, translated as MPTLPHEARATAESFGVDAARYDRSRPPYPAALIERIAAAGADVLDVGCGTGIAARQLRAAGCRVLGVDPDPRMAGFARDNGVATEVATFEAWDPAGRTFDAVVAAQSWHWVDPVAGLVKVARVLRPGGRFAVFAHAFAAPPEVVDAFAEVYRRVVPGSPFTLQAAPADLYQAGFAKIADGMREAATFDEPERWRFDAERTYTRDAWLDQLATTGGLTPLAPGQRAEVLDHVGAAIDRLGGRFTVPLTTLAVTATRLPW; from the coding sequence ATGCCCACTTTACCGCACGAGGCCCGGGCCACGGCCGAGTCGTTCGGCGTCGACGCCGCCCGCTACGACCGGTCCAGGCCCCCCTATCCCGCCGCCCTGATCGAGCGGATCGCGGCCGCCGGCGCCGACGTCCTGGACGTCGGCTGCGGCACCGGGATCGCCGCGCGCCAGCTCCGAGCGGCCGGCTGCCGCGTGCTCGGCGTCGACCCGGACCCGCGGATGGCCGGGTTCGCCCGGGACAACGGCGTCGCCACCGAAGTCGCCACCTTCGAGGCGTGGGACCCGGCCGGCCGCACCTTCGACGCGGTCGTGGCGGCCCAGTCCTGGCACTGGGTCGACCCGGTCGCGGGCCTGGTCAAGGTCGCGCGCGTGCTGCGCCCCGGTGGCCGGTTCGCGGTGTTCGCGCACGCCTTCGCAGCCCCGCCCGAGGTCGTCGACGCCTTCGCCGAGGTCTACCGGCGGGTCGTGCCCGGCTCGCCGTTCACCCTCCAGGCCGCGCCGGCCGACCTCTACCAGGCCGGATTCGCCAAGATCGCCGACGGCATGCGGGAGGCGGCGACCTTCGACGAGCCGGAGCGGTGGCGCTTCGACGCCGAGCGCACCTACACCCGCGATGCGTGGCTGGACCAGCTCGCCACCACCGGCGGCCTCACCCCGCTCGCGCCCGGGCAGCGCGCCGAGGTGCTCGACCACGTCGGCGCCGCGATCGACCGCCTCGGCGGGAGGTTCACCGTGCCGCTGACCACGCTGGCGGTCACGGCGACCCGGCTGCCCTGGTAG
- a CDS encoding TetR/AcrR family transcriptional regulator produces MPTGVHIQDPRRQLLDAAERVLLRDGPSGLTSRAVTAEADCAKGVLHRHFADFDDFLAELVRERIARLEDQAVSLRGAAGTGTVAGNLVTALTGLFDPVAIGVVGLVVFRDELRARLRRAWPGIPVLTEAAALIAAYLTDECDMGRIAADADVDSLALSLIGAGHLLFAGRDGSPPEPGEVEQVVTAVTADVVQRRLL; encoded by the coding sequence GTGCCCACCGGGGTGCACATCCAGGACCCGCGACGCCAGCTGCTCGACGCCGCCGAACGGGTTCTGCTCCGGGACGGGCCGAGCGGGCTGACCAGCCGCGCGGTGACCGCGGAGGCGGACTGCGCGAAGGGCGTGCTGCACCGGCATTTCGCCGATTTCGACGACTTCCTCGCCGAGCTGGTGCGGGAACGCATCGCCCGGCTCGAGGACCAGGCGGTCAGCCTGCGCGGGGCGGCCGGGACGGGCACCGTCGCGGGCAACCTCGTCACCGCGCTGACCGGCCTGTTCGACCCGGTCGCGATCGGTGTGGTCGGGCTCGTGGTGTTCCGGGACGAGCTGCGCGCCCGCCTGCGCCGGGCGTGGCCGGGGATCCCGGTGCTGACGGAGGCGGCCGCCCTGATCGCCGCCTACCTCACCGACGAGTGCGACATGGGCCGCATCGCCGCCGACGCCGACGTCGATTCGCTCGCCCTGTCCCTGATCGGAGCGGGCCACCTGCTCTTCGCCGGCCGCGACGGCAGCCCACCCGAACCCGGCGAGGTGGAGCAGGTGGTGACCGCCGTGACCGCCGACGTCGTCCAACGCAGACTGCTGTG